A single Candidatus Omnitrophota bacterium DNA region contains:
- the smc gene encoding chromosome segregation protein SMC, with protein sequence MYLKRLDIYGFKSFAEKTTLVFEPGVTAVVGPNGCGKSNISDSIKWVLGEQSAKELRGLKMEDVIFNGTDTAQPVNLAEVSLTFSNKDRVFPIDYDEIIITRRIYRSGESEYLLNKTQVRLKDINALLAGTGIGVSSYSIAEQGKMDRILHSRPEDRREIFEEASGITKYKSKKKEALSKLDSTENNLIRIADIINEIKRQINSIERQAQKAQRFRVEFEKMKELDIKLSYREYSGIREKESEKKENITLLKQKEGQLSLELSICQDELRLYRDKINALDATVAEKRQSVSLILSGIDKNDNGIKVNTERVEELKQRCESLSRELEEASKRLTDLDKKISGLESEFNMVQEERDKRLSLIKESEDGLAKIVEAVKKCESEISDAKMGVMENASSQFKLKNELSKISVSLYAASSRYKRLKTEEDKVLKDSDGLGLGLISIEDEYNRQKKSLQSVLQSLDCLKNADTQLAINAAEKSSLIDKLKQRLASSGSKLEMLKDLKRKMEGFSDGVKAYMEFIDADPTRKEHFIGIVADIIHAKESFISPLESALGQMSQAIIVKDAQARQDAVRFLKESKRGRAHFIVLDDFSVEDAGLPQDERQAVQAPILGRLCDMIEVSRQDCKKIIDYLLKGIYVIDSLGPDAIPGITDRFKDIVSFDGDMRRGMVFSAGHTRANECTSIIGRDNKIRELSCDVDTLKTQISECGQEYSQMLSRLDQMKKDISGQERIAKQEEIKLHSVDAQRLKIREQADRLQEELKVIRLEIGETAEEENTLKQREEALNAQCAGLEDKQHIIENLISGKQSEIAGYITEKESTITLLAQLRTQMSLVSEKYESQSATLNMLRSAFADENITVSERRTQMDAATARSAALKSDMENLAKLNEQLRLDLDEGNRNLLVLKEERDSVYALVEQFEAKSRAMQKDLDEIRSSISNCHLNASELSYSSSSIKERISSSYKVDLDNENILFTGTEDFEQLCNDLKALKERVEKMGPVNMVAIDEHNELKQRFEFLSTQQQDLIAAKESLHKAINKINRTTRKMFIETFEAIRAAFKEYFKLLFGGGTAELFLMDQADILESGIEIVVRPPGKKLQSISLLSGGEKALTSVALLFALFKVRPTPFCILDEIDAPLDEANIDRFSRMLAEFVHSTQFIVITHNKKTISVSDVMYGITMEKSGISRIISAKLADDKQIEERRIRAENEGARILKERRIEQETEADADLAEPVAEGKP encoded by the coding sequence TTGTATTTAAAGAGATTAGATATATACGGTTTTAAGAGTTTTGCCGAGAAGACTACTCTTGTTTTTGAGCCGGGAGTCACGGCGGTTGTCGGGCCCAACGGATGCGGAAAGTCAAACATCAGCGACAGTATTAAATGGGTCCTCGGTGAACAGAGCGCCAAGGAACTGCGCGGCTTAAAAATGGAGGACGTTATTTTTAACGGCACGGATACGGCCCAGCCTGTTAATCTCGCGGAGGTTTCATTAACGTTTTCCAATAAAGACAGGGTGTTCCCTATTGATTACGATGAAATTATTATTACCAGGCGAATCTACCGTTCCGGCGAGAGCGAATATCTTTTGAACAAGACACAGGTCAGGTTAAAGGATATCAACGCCCTTTTGGCTGGTACAGGCATAGGCGTAAGCTCCTATTCAATAGCGGAGCAGGGCAAGATGGACAGGATACTCCATTCGCGGCCGGAAGACAGGCGCGAGATATTTGAAGAGGCCAGCGGTATCACAAAATACAAATCAAAGAAGAAGGAGGCCTTAAGCAAGCTGGACAGTACCGAAAATAATCTCATAAGGATAGCGGATATAATTAATGAGATCAAGCGCCAGATAAATTCAATAGAAAGGCAGGCTCAAAAAGCGCAGCGTTTCCGGGTGGAATTTGAAAAAATGAAAGAGCTTGATATAAAGCTTTCGTACCGCGAATATAGCGGCATCAGGGAAAAGGAGTCTGAAAAAAAAGAAAATATCACGCTTCTTAAGCAGAAAGAAGGCCAGTTGTCTTTGGAATTGAGTATCTGCCAAGATGAGCTCCGGCTGTACCGTGACAAGATAAACGCTCTTGACGCAACTGTTGCGGAAAAAAGACAGTCGGTATCATTAATACTTTCCGGTATAGACAAAAACGATAACGGTATCAAGGTTAATACCGAAAGGGTAGAAGAGCTTAAACAGCGTTGTGAATCTTTGTCAAGAGAGTTGGAGGAGGCGTCAAAGCGCTTAACGGATCTTGATAAAAAGATCTCCGGCCTTGAATCCGAATTTAATATGGTACAGGAGGAAAGAGACAAAAGGCTCTCTCTGATAAAAGAGTCGGAAGACGGCCTGGCCAAGATCGTGGAGGCCGTAAAAAAATGCGAATCGGAAATCTCGGACGCCAAGATGGGCGTTATGGAGAACGCGTCCAGCCAGTTTAAATTAAAAAATGAGTTAAGCAAGATATCGGTATCATTGTATGCGGCTTCATCGCGTTATAAGCGCCTTAAAACCGAAGAAGACAAGGTGTTAAAGGATTCGGATGGGCTGGGTTTGGGCCTAATCTCAATTGAGGATGAATATAATCGCCAGAAAAAATCGCTCCAAAGCGTACTGCAATCATTAGACTGCCTTAAAAATGCCGATACACAACTTGCGATAAATGCCGCGGAAAAATCAAGCCTGATAGACAAACTTAAACAAAGGCTTGCTTCATCAGGCTCAAAACTTGAAATGCTTAAAGATCTTAAGCGCAAGATGGAGGGCTTCTCCGACGGTGTTAAGGCGTATATGGAATTTATAGACGCGGATCCTACCCGGAAAGAGCATTTTATCGGTATTGTAGCTGATATTATACACGCCAAGGAGTCTTTTATCAGTCCGCTTGAGTCGGCCTTGGGCCAGATGAGCCAGGCAATAATAGTAAAAGACGCCCAGGCCAGGCAGGATGCCGTACGGTTTCTTAAGGAAAGCAAAAGAGGCAGGGCCCATTTCATAGTGTTGGATGATTTTTCCGTTGAGGATGCCGGACTGCCGCAAGATGAGCGCCAGGCTGTCCAGGCGCCCATACTTGGTAGGCTCTGTGACATGATAGAGGTCAGCAGGCAGGATTGCAAAAAGATTATAGATTATCTGCTTAAGGGTATTTATGTTATTGACAGTTTAGGGCCTGATGCCATACCCGGTATTACCGACCGTTTTAAAGACATTGTGTCTTTTGACGGCGACATGAGGAGAGGCATGGTTTTTTCAGCAGGCCATACCCGGGCAAATGAGTGCACAAGCATCATAGGACGCGACAACAAGATCCGGGAGCTTAGCTGCGATGTAGACACGCTTAAAACGCAAATATCTGAATGCGGCCAGGAATATTCGCAGATGTTGTCCAGGCTTGACCAGATGAAAAAAGATATCAGCGGCCAGGAACGCATTGCCAAGCAGGAAGAGATAAAACTGCATTCGGTAGATGCTCAGCGCTTGAAAATACGCGAACAGGCTGACAGGTTGCAGGAAGAGCTTAAGGTCATAAGGCTTGAGATTGGGGAAACCGCAGAGGAGGAAAATACCCTTAAACAGCGCGAAGAAGCCCTGAACGCGCAATGCGCCGGGCTTGAAGACAAACAGCATATAATAGAAAATCTTATAAGCGGTAAGCAGTCGGAAATAGCCGGTTATATTACCGAGAAGGAATCTACCATAACCCTGCTTGCCCAGCTGCGCACGCAGATGTCTTTGGTAAGTGAAAAGTATGAGTCTCAAAGCGCCACTCTCAATATGCTTAGGAGCGCTTTTGCCGACGAAAATATTACTGTGTCCGAGAGGCGGACCCAGATGGATGCCGCGACGGCCCGTTCCGCCGCGCTTAAGTCAGACATGGAAAACCTCGCCAAGTTAAATGAACAGTTGCGTTTGGATCTTGATGAAGGTAACCGTAATCTCTTAGTGCTTAAGGAAGAAAGAGACAGTGTTTACGCGCTTGTTGAACAGTTTGAGGCCAAATCCAGGGCTATGCAGAAAGACCTTGATGAAATCAGGAGCTCTATATCCAATTGCCACCTGAATGCCAGCGAGCTTTCGTATTCCTCAAGCAGTATAAAAGAGAGAATATCTTCGTCGTATAAGGTTGATTTGGATAATGAGAATATTTTGTTTACAGGGACCGAGGATTTTGAGCAGCTCTGTAATGATCTTAAAGCGCTTAAGGAAAGGGTTGAGAAAATGGGGCCTGTTAATATGGTTGCCATTGATGAACATAATGAACTGAAACAGAGGTTTGAATTCTTGAGCACGCAGCAGCAGGACCTTATCGCCGCTAAAGAATCTCTGCATAAGGCAATTAATAAGATTAACCGGACAACGCGTAAGATGTTTATAGAAACCTTTGAAGCTATCAGGGCGGCGTTTAAGGAATATTTTAAACTGTTGTTTGGCGGCGGCACGGCAGAACTTTTTCTCATGGATCAGGCAGATATTCTTGAAAGCGGTATTGAGATAGTTGTCCGGCCCCCGGGCAAAAAACTTCAATCCATATCACTTTTATCGGGAGGCGAAAAGGCCCTTACATCAGTGGCGTTGTTGTTCGCGTTGTTTAAAGTCAGGCCTACGCCGTTTTGCATACTTGATGAAATAGACGCGCCTCTGGACGAAGCCAATATAGACCGTTTTAGCAGAATGCTGGCCGAGTTTGTCCATTCAACGCAGTTTATCGTTATCACGCATAACAAAAAGACCATATCGGTTTCAGATGTGATGTACGGTATTACGATGGAGAAATCTGGTATATCAAGGATAATATCCGCCAAGCTTGCTGACGACAAACAGATAGAGGAGCGCAGGATTCGGGCGGAAAATGAGGGCGCGAGGATATTAAAAGAACGCAGGATAGAGCAGGAAACCGAAGCGGATGCGGATCTGGCTGAACCTGTGGCGGAAGGCAAGCCTTAA
- a CDS encoding diguanylate cyclase, producing MENKIKLLQKELRKAKAELWLLHEVTNAMRTTLNLPEILYIILSAVTSREGLGFNRAMLFLANKSRSALEGAMAIGPTNREEAYIIWNKIKEEKLSLDKIVDMFHRIDSHVVRSPLNNIIKKTRVSLNGTNSVLASCMLGSVNVEAVTKSARAKIHDPILDELKINLFVCVPLKGKHETLGVLIVDNMITRKPVVKDDIRILSMFANQAGLAIENAHLYETTKFQAHTDSLTRLWNHGYFQNSVSEHIKHARLNKTLLSLAMVDLDNFKSYNDILGHQKGDAALRETASIIKKSIRGQDIACRYGGEEFAIIMPGIGKADASCALQRLGSAIERTFKRADKKTSYPPLTISAGISTFPADAQKKEDLIKKADEALYSAKNSGKNKIISC from the coding sequence ATGGAAAATAAAATAAAATTATTACAAAAAGAATTGCGTAAGGCCAAAGCGGAATTATGGCTTCTGCATGAAGTCACCAATGCCATGAGGACCACGCTTAACCTTCCGGAAATACTTTACATAATATTAAGCGCCGTTACCTCACGCGAAGGGCTTGGTTTTAACAGGGCCATGCTTTTTTTAGCAAACAAAAGCCGTTCAGCGCTTGAGGGCGCCATGGCAATAGGGCCCACAAACCGCGAAGAGGCTTATATCATATGGAATAAGATAAAGGAAGAAAAATTAAGCCTTGATAAAATTGTTGACATGTTTCACAGGATTGACAGCCATGTAGTACGGTCTCCTCTCAATAATATAATCAAAAAAACACGCGTATCGCTAAACGGAACCAATTCGGTTCTGGCGTCATGCATGCTTGGAAGTGTTAATGTGGAGGCAGTGACAAAATCAGCCAGGGCCAAGATCCATGACCCCATATTAGACGAACTTAAAATAAACCTGTTTGTGTGCGTTCCGCTTAAGGGCAAGCATGAAACACTGGGTGTTCTTATCGTTGATAATATGATAACCCGCAAACCGGTGGTAAAAGACGACATAAGAATACTCTCAATGTTCGCCAACCAGGCAGGGCTTGCCATTGAAAACGCCCATTTGTATGAAACAACCAAATTCCAGGCGCATACAGACTCGCTTACCAGGCTTTGGAACCACGGGTATTTTCAGAATTCTGTTTCCGAACACATCAAACACGCCAGGCTCAATAAAACGTTATTAAGCCTGGCCATGGTTGACCTTGATAATTTTAAATCTTACAATGATATCCTTGGCCATCAAAAAGGCGATGCGGCACTGCGTGAAACTGCTTCCATCATCAAAAAAAGTATACGCGGACAGGATATCGCCTGCAGATACGGCGGCGAGGAATTCGCGATAATCATGCCGGGCATTGGCAAGGCTGATGCTTCATGCGCCTTACAAAGACTGGGGTCGGCCATAGAACGCACTTTTAAGCGGGCGGACAAAAAAACATCGTATCCGCCTCTTACTATAAGCGCCGGGATATCAACGTTTCCCGCAGACGCTCAAAAAAAAGAAGACCTCATCAAAAAAGCCGATGAGGCCTTGTATTCGGCAAAAAACTCCGGTAAAAATAAAATAATATCCTGTTAA